TCCCCCAATCGTTTCTTTATCCAATCACAAGTCTGCCCAAACTCCTTTTTCACAGCCGCCTCTTTCTCCTCGTTCTTGTCTCCTGTCAATACAAAGATCACAGCCAGAAGGTGTTAACATACGATGAAGTGGGATTTATATAAATCAAGGGAATTGCATTGAACACTTGCCTAGGTCTAAGTCTTCCTTGCTGATGTCAATAAAGTCCTTATCCTTGTAAGATTTCAAGCTCTGTATGGCAACTTCATCAATGGGTTCTACCAGATACAGTACCTATAAccacacaaaatataaaatatcaatcaCCTCAGGATCAACTCTGAATAAATAGGAATATTTGCAAGTAAGTGTCACCTCAAGCTCCTTCTCCATAAGCTTCTCGAGGAAAGGAGCATTCTTAGCACTTGTAACGCTGTCGGAAGCAATGTAGTATATAGCTTTCTGTTCAGCTTTCATGTTCTCGACGTACTCATCCAAACTGATCATGTCGTTCTCACTCTGGGAGGAGAAAAATCGAAGCAACGGAGCTAGACGCTTGTGGTTCTCGCGATCCTCGATGCATCCCAGTTTCAGATGTTTACCGAAGTTATCCCAAAACTTTTCATAGTCC
This sequence is a window from Brassica oleracea var. oleracea cultivar TO1000 unplaced genomic scaffold, BOL UnpScaffold03352, whole genome shotgun sequence. Protein-coding genes within it:
- the LOC106321855 gene encoding heat shock protein 82-like, encoding DYEKFWDNFGKHLKLGCIEDRENHKRLAPLLRFFSSQSENDMISLDEYVENMKAEQKAIYYIASDSVTSAKNAPFLEKLMEKELEVLYLVEPIDEVAIQSLKSYKDKDFIDISKEDLDLGDKNEEKEAAVKKEFGQTCDWIKKRLGDKVASVQISSRLSSSPCVLVSGKFGWSANMERLMKAQAGGDTTSLEFMKGRRVFEINPEHSIIKSINAAYKSNPNDEDAMRAIDL